A genomic region of Pseudomonas sp. MPC6 contains the following coding sequences:
- a CDS encoding asparaginase translates to MDLPKLAIAALGGTVSMQASHVGAGVIPTVSGETLLSTVPELKNLARTTVETLGLHPSASLSFEFLLSVLHWANAQVEKGATGVVITQGTDTLEETAAFFDYLWRHDAPLVLTGAMRSANQVGADGPANLLDACRVALAQDSLCRGVQVVMGGQVHHANAVRKTDSLALQAFSSPVVGPTGMLLEGSVRYLREPCQRKLLPLPLQTTQAIALLESTLSADTLLLNNILELGYDGLVIAGFGAGHVSEQWADAIEKIARKIPVLIATRTGSGPTAQSSYGFIGSEMDLIRRGALMSGFLCPRKARILLWLLVGCQRQDELAFFLAQD, encoded by the coding sequence ATGGATCTGCCCAAACTGGCCATCGCGGCGCTAGGCGGCACCGTGAGCATGCAAGCCAGCCATGTCGGTGCAGGCGTTATCCCGACAGTCAGCGGCGAAACCCTCCTGTCCACGGTTCCGGAATTGAAGAATCTGGCGAGGACCACCGTCGAAACACTGGGACTGCACCCGAGTGCTTCTTTGAGTTTCGAGTTTTTATTGAGCGTTCTCCACTGGGCAAATGCTCAGGTCGAGAAGGGTGCGACGGGGGTGGTCATTACTCAAGGCACGGATACCCTCGAAGAGACTGCGGCATTTTTCGATTACTTGTGGCGCCACGATGCTCCGCTGGTCCTGACCGGCGCCATGCGCTCGGCAAACCAGGTGGGAGCGGATGGTCCGGCGAATCTGCTGGATGCTTGCCGGGTTGCGCTGGCGCAAGACAGTCTGTGCCGCGGCGTTCAAGTGGTCATGGGCGGACAGGTTCACCACGCGAATGCCGTGCGCAAAACCGATTCATTGGCGTTACAGGCGTTTTCATCACCGGTGGTTGGCCCAACGGGTATGCTTCTGGAAGGTAGCGTCCGCTATTTGCGCGAGCCGTGCCAACGAAAGCTTTTACCCCTGCCGCTGCAAACAACCCAGGCGATCGCCCTGCTGGAAAGCACGCTGTCGGCCGATACCCTGTTATTGAACAACATCCTCGAACTGGGTTACGACGGCTTGGTGATTGCTGGTTTCGGAGCAGGCCATGTGTCAGAACAATGGGCTGATGCTATCGAAAAAATCGCCAGAAAAATCCCCGTGCTCATTGCGACACGCACCGGATCGGGCCCCACCGCTCAATCCTCATATGGTTTTATAGGCAGCGAGATGGATTTGATCCGCAGAGGCGCATTGATGAGTGGCTTTCTCTGTCCGCGCAAAGCCCGAATCCTGCTTTGGTTGCTGGTGGGCTGTCAGCGGCAGGATGAACTTGCATTTTTTCTCGCTCAAGACTGA
- a CDS encoding DUF1043 family protein, with the protein MEHSLLVWLLPTLALVVGVAIGFLIARLVPNAAPNRTQRQLDDIQERFDSYQNEVVTHFNSTATLVKKLTASYQDVQDHLAEGANRLALDEQTRQRLLAALHADAAQAPRERLTPPRNQEPPRDYAPKAPNAPGMLDEHYGLKK; encoded by the coding sequence GTGGAACACTCGCTCTTAGTTTGGTTGTTGCCGACTCTTGCCCTGGTTGTGGGTGTCGCCATTGGATTCCTGATCGCTCGCCTGGTGCCGAATGCCGCGCCTAACCGCACGCAACGTCAGCTGGATGACATTCAGGAACGTTTCGACAGTTATCAGAACGAGGTGGTCACCCACTTCAATAGCACTGCAACACTGGTCAAGAAACTGACTGCGAGCTATCAGGACGTGCAGGATCATCTCGCCGAGGGTGCCAATCGCCTGGCCCTGGACGAGCAGACCCGCCAACGCTTGCTGGCCGCCCTGCACGCCGACGCGGCGCAGGCTCCACGGGAACGCCTGACGCCACCGCGCAATCAGGAGCCGCCTCGCGACTACGCACCCAAAGCCCCGAACGCGCCGGGCATGCTCGATGAGCATTATGGCCTGAAGAAGTAA
- a CDS encoding alpha/beta fold hydrolase, which yields MRETPVVIDGPVGRLEALYLDNDQPRGLALICHPNPVQGGTMLNKVVSTLQRTARDAGLITLRFNYRGVGASEGTHDMGTGEVDDAQAIAAWLRAKHPDLPLTLFGFSFGGFVAASLGGRLEAQGEQLKHLFMVAPAVMRLGDQDQLPQQAALTLIQPETDEVVDPQLVYDWSEKLERPHELLKVAECGHFFHGKLTDLKDLILPRLSN from the coding sequence ATGCGCGAAACCCCTGTAGTGATTGATGGCCCGGTCGGTCGGCTGGAAGCCCTCTACCTTGACAATGACCAGCCCCGCGGCCTGGCGCTGATCTGCCACCCGAACCCGGTGCAGGGCGGCACCATGCTCAATAAAGTGGTCTCGACCCTGCAGCGCACCGCGCGCGATGCCGGTTTGATTACCCTGCGTTTCAACTACCGTGGCGTCGGTGCCAGTGAGGGCACACACGACATGGGCACCGGCGAAGTCGATGATGCCCAGGCGATCGCCGCGTGGTTGCGGGCGAAACATCCTGATTTACCATTGACGCTGTTCGGCTTCTCCTTCGGCGGTTTTGTTGCGGCAAGTCTCGGCGGCCGCCTGGAAGCGCAGGGCGAGCAGCTCAAGCACCTGTTCATGGTGGCACCGGCAGTCATGCGCCTGGGCGATCAGGATCAACTGCCACAGCAGGCTGCACTGACCCTGATCCAGCCGGAAACCGACGAAGTCGTCGATCCGCAGCTGGTCTATGACTGGTCCGAAAAACTCGAGCGTCCCCATGAGCTACTGAAAGTGGCAGAATGCGGACACTTTTTTCATGGCAAGCTGACCGATCTCAAGGATCTGATCCTGCCCCGTCTTTCGAATTGA
- a CDS encoding tryptophan--tRNA ligase, with amino-acid sequence MTTRTRILTGITTTGTPHLGNYAGAIRPAILASRDSNADSFYFLADYHALIKCDDPLRIQRSRLEIAATWLAGGLDVERVTFYRQSDIPEIPELTWLLTCVAAKGLLNRAHAYKASVDKNVETGEDPDAGITMGLYSYPVLMAADILMFNAHKVPVGRDQIQHVEMARDIGQRFNHLFGQGKEFFTMPEALIEESVATLPGLDGRKMSKSYDNTIPLFSSAKEMKDAISRIVTDSRAPGEAKDPDNSHLFTLFQAFATPAQSAEFRSELLQGLGWGEAKNRLFQLLDSELGESRERYHQLIERPADLEDILQIGAKKARSVATPFLHELREAVGLRSFVAQTQVAATTKKKVAKAARFVSFREEDSSFRFRLLAADGEQLLLSRNFADGKTAGQVTKQLQAGQPLDVRSEDRSFSVWLEGECVADSPTFADNAARDVAIDTLRVALTPVQE; translated from the coding sequence ATGACGACTCGTACCCGTATCCTCACCGGCATCACCACCACCGGCACGCCGCACCTGGGCAACTACGCCGGCGCCATCCGCCCGGCGATCCTGGCCAGCCGTGACAGCAATGCCGATTCGTTCTACTTTTTGGCCGACTACCACGCCCTGATCAAATGCGATGACCCGCTGCGCATCCAGCGCTCGCGCCTGGAAATCGCCGCGACCTGGCTGGCCGGTGGCCTCGATGTGGAGCGCGTGACCTTTTATCGCCAGTCCGACATCCCGGAAATTCCCGAACTGACCTGGCTGCTGACCTGCGTCGCGGCCAAGGGCCTGCTCAACCGCGCTCACGCCTACAAGGCCTCGGTGGACAAAAACGTCGAGACCGGCGAAGACCCGGATGCCGGCATCACCATGGGCCTGTACAGCTACCCGGTGCTGATGGCGGCGGACATCCTGATGTTCAACGCGCACAAGGTGCCGGTCGGTCGCGACCAGATCCAGCACGTGGAAATGGCCCGGGACATCGGCCAGCGCTTCAACCACCTGTTTGGCCAGGGCAAAGAGTTCTTCACCATGCCCGAGGCGCTGATCGAAGAAAGCGTCGCCACGCTGCCAGGCCTCGACGGTCGCAAAATGTCGAAGAGCTACGACAACACCATTCCGTTGTTCAGCAGCGCCAAAGAGATGAAAGACGCAATCTCGCGGATCGTCACCGACTCCCGTGCCCCAGGCGAAGCCAAGGATCCGGACAATTCGCACCTCTTCACCCTGTTCCAGGCGTTCGCCACCCCGGCGCAGTCCGCCGAATTCCGCAGCGAACTGTTGCAGGGCCTGGGTTGGGGCGAGGCAAAGAATCGCCTGTTCCAGCTGCTGGACAGCGAACTGGGCGAGTCCCGCGAGCGCTATCACCAGCTGATCGAGCGCCCGGCAGACCTGGAAGACATCCTGCAAATCGGTGCGAAAAAGGCCCGTTCGGTCGCCACCCCCTTCCTCCACGAACTGCGGGAAGCGGTTGGCCTGCGCTCTTTCGTCGCCCAGACCCAAGTCGCGGCGACTACCAAAAAGAAAGTCGCGAAAGCCGCGCGTTTCGTCAGTTTCCGCGAAGAAGACAGCAGCTTCCGTTTCCGTCTGCTGGCGGCCGATGGCGAGCAGCTGCTGCTGTCGCGCAACTTCGCCGACGGCAAAACCGCAGGCCAGGTGACCAAGCAGTTGCAAGCGGGTCAGCCGCTGGATGTGCGCAGTGAAGACCGTAGCTTCAGCGTCTGGCTGGAAGGCGAGTGCGTGGCCGACAGCCCGACATTTGCGGACAACGCCGCTCGCGATGTCGCCATCGACACTTTGCGCGTTGCCCTGACCCCGGTTCAGGAATAA
- the zapE gene encoding cell division protein ZapE → MTPLERYQADLKRPEFFHDAAQETAVRHLQRLYDDLVAASNNKPSLLGKLFGKKDQAPVKGLYFWGGVGRGKTYLVDTFFEALPFKEKVRTHFHRFMKRVHEEMKTLGGEKNPLTIIARRFSDEARVICFDEFFVSDITDAMILGTLMEELFKNGVTLVATSNIVPDGLYKDGLQRARFLPAIALIKQNTEIVNVDSGVDYRLRHLEQAELFHFPLDEAAQESLRKSFRALTPECTAAIENDVLMIENREIRALRTCDDVAWFNFRELCDGPRSQNDYIELGKIFHAVLLSDVEQMSVTTDDIARRFINMVDEFYDRNVKLIISAEVELKDLYTGGRLNFEFQRTLSRLLEMQSHEFLSRAHKP, encoded by the coding sequence ATGACGCCCCTAGAACGATATCAAGCTGATCTGAAACGCCCGGAATTCTTCCATGACGCCGCGCAGGAAACTGCGGTGCGCCATTTGCAGCGCCTGTACGACGATCTGGTCGCTGCGTCGAACAACAAACCGAGCCTGCTCGGCAAGCTGTTTGGCAAGAAAGACCAGGCGCCGGTCAAGGGCCTGTACTTTTGGGGCGGCGTCGGTCGCGGCAAGACTTACCTGGTCGACACCTTCTTCGAAGCGTTGCCGTTCAAGGAAAAGGTCCGCACCCACTTCCACCGCTTCATGAAGCGTGTGCACGAAGAGATGAAGACCCTGGGCGGCGAGAAAAACCCGCTGACCATCATCGCCAGGCGTTTTTCCGACGAAGCGCGGGTGATCTGCTTCGATGAGTTCTTCGTGTCCGACATTACCGACGCGATGATCCTCGGCACGCTGATGGAAGAATTGTTCAAAAACGGGGTTACTTTGGTCGCAACGTCGAACATCGTGCCGGACGGCCTGTACAAGGACGGCCTGCAGCGTGCGCGTTTCCTGCCGGCCATTGCGCTGATCAAGCAGAACACCGAGATCGTCAACGTCGACAGCGGCGTCGATTACCGTCTGCGTCACCTCGAGCAAGCGGAACTGTTCCACTTTCCTCTGGATGAAGCTGCCCAGGAAAGCCTGCGCAAGAGCTTCCGGGCCTTGACGCCGGAATGCACGGCCGCCATCGAAAACGACGTGCTGATGATCGAGAACCGCGAAATCCGCGCCTTGCGCACCTGCGACGACGTGGCCTGGTTCAACTTCCGCGAGCTGTGCGACGGCCCGCGCAGCCAGAACGATTACATCGAACTGGGCAAGATCTTCCACGCCGTATTGCTCAGCGATGTCGAGCAGATGAGCGTCACCACCGACGACATCGCCCGGCGCTTCATCAACATGGTCGACGAGTTCTACGACCGCAACGTGAAGCTGATCATTTCTGCCGAAGTCGAGCTGAAGGACCTTTACACCGGCGGTCGCCTGAACTTCGAGTTCCAGCGTACCCTCAGCCGTTTGCTGGAAATGCAGTCCCACGAATTCCTGTCCCGGGCGCATAAGCCATAA
- a CDS encoding aspartate aminotransferase family protein, which translates to MNQELDTLFEQDRAHFMHPSTHAHDHASGALKGRIIKSASGIRIRDHEGRDFIDAFAGLYCVNIGYGRTEVADAIYKQAKELAYYHTYMGHSSEAIIELSSRIMDWAPEGMKKVYYGLSGSDANETQVKLVRYYNNVLGRPQKKKIISRDRGYHGSGIMTGSLTGLPTFHQHFDLPAEGVKHTVCPHWYRKAPAGMDETAFVGYCADELEKMILAEGPETVAAFIGEPLMGTGGIIVPPAGYWAAIQAVLNKYDVLLIADEVVCAFGRLGSKMGSQRYGMRPDLITTAKGLTSAYAPLSAVIVGEKVWNVIEKASQSEGAMGHGWTYSGHPICAAAALANLDILERENLTANAEKVGSYLNRRLRETLEGHPLVGEVRGDGMLAAVEFMADREQRTPFDAALKVGPKVSAACLERGMIARAMPHGDILGFAPPLILTEEEADLIVDITKAAVDQVASEVLG; encoded by the coding sequence ATGAACCAAGAACTCGATACGCTGTTCGAACAAGACCGCGCGCACTTCATGCACCCCTCGACCCACGCCCATGATCACGCCAGCGGCGCGCTCAAGGGGCGCATTATCAAGAGCGCGTCGGGCATTCGCATCCGCGACCACGAAGGCCGCGATTTCATCGACGCCTTTGCCGGGCTGTACTGCGTGAACATCGGCTACGGTCGCACCGAAGTCGCCGACGCCATCTACAAGCAGGCCAAGGAACTTGCTTACTATCACACCTACATGGGCCATTCGAGCGAGGCGATCATCGAGCTGTCCAGCCGAATCATGGACTGGGCGCCCGAAGGCATGAAAAAGGTCTACTACGGCCTGTCCGGTTCCGACGCCAACGAAACCCAGGTCAAGTTGGTGCGGTATTACAACAACGTGCTGGGTCGCCCGCAGAAGAAGAAAATCATTTCCCGTGATCGCGGTTATCACGGCTCGGGCATCATGACGGGCAGCCTGACCGGCCTGCCAACCTTCCATCAGCATTTCGACCTGCCGGCCGAAGGCGTCAAGCACACCGTGTGCCCGCACTGGTACCGCAAGGCGCCGGCCGGCATGGATGAAACGGCGTTCGTGGGCTACTGCGCCGATGAACTGGAAAAAATGATCCTGGCCGAAGGACCGGAGACCGTGGCCGCGTTCATCGGCGAACCACTGATGGGCACCGGCGGCATCATTGTGCCGCCGGCTGGTTACTGGGCGGCGATTCAAGCGGTGCTGAACAAATACGATGTGTTGTTGATCGCCGACGAAGTGGTGTGCGCCTTCGGTCGCCTGGGGTCGAAAATGGGCAGTCAGCGCTACGGCATGCGCCCGGACCTGATCACCACGGCCAAAGGCCTGACCAGTGCTTATGCGCCATTGTCGGCGGTGATCGTCGGGGAAAAAGTATGGAACGTGATCGAGAAGGCCTCGCAGTCAGAAGGCGCCATGGGCCACGGCTGGACGTATTCCGGGCATCCGATTTGCGCGGCGGCGGCGCTGGCCAACCTCGACATTCTGGAGCGTGAAAACCTGACAGCCAACGCCGAGAAGGTTGGCAGCTACCTGAACCGTCGGTTGCGTGAAACCCTGGAAGGTCACCCGCTGGTGGGCGAAGTGCGGGGCGACGGCATGCTGGCTGCGGTCGAGTTCATGGCCGACCGTGAGCAGCGCACGCCGTTCGATGCAGCGCTGAAGGTCGGGCCGAAAGTGTCGGCAGCCTGTCTGGAGCGCGGCATGATCGCCCGGGCGATGCCCCATGGCGACATCCTGGGCTTTGCACCGCCGTTGATTTTGACTGAAGAAGAGGCCGATCTGATCGTCGACATCACCAAGGCGGCGGTCGATCAGGTAGCCAGTGAGGTGCTTGGCTAA